AGTTCAGGTTCGCTTCAAGGTCCTTGGTCTCCATCGTATAGCGAAGGCCGACGGTCCAGATGAGGCTGTCGCTGAGGCTGATCTCGTTGTGCGTGAACAGCGACGCAGTCGTGGTTTCGACGCTCCAATTGTCCGCCACCTGGCCTTGGCCAGCGGCGATGTTCGGAAGGCAGGTGCCGCCGAACGGAACAAGGAAGCAGGTTCCAGCCGAACCCGGCGTTTGCGTCGTGTAAGCGCGCAGGCCGCCGGGGAACAGCGACTGAGTCAGGAACGTGTAGGCCGCGTTGCCGAACGCCAGGGCGTCGCCGCCGAAGCGGATGTGATCGGTCGTATCAAGTTCTTCGCGGCTCACGAACGCGCCAACCAACCAGTTGATGTTGCCGCTCTCGCCTTGGAGACGAATTTCCTGCGACATCGTCTGGAAGCCGACTTGGAGGTCGTCGCGATAGGCGCGGTCGATGCTCGAGAAGTCGATGTCCTGGTCGCGGGTCGATTGCCAGTCGCGCCAAGCGGTGACGGACGTGAGGTTCACGCCGCCGAGATCCCAGTTCAGCTCGCCCGAAATGCCGCTGTCTTCCGCGTATTCCGCGTAGGAGCGCTCTGGCGAAAGCGTCATGTTGCGCTCGCGCAGCGGCGCATTGGTGGCCGGGTTCAGCAAACGCCCAGGGAAGTATGTGTCAGCCAAAGCGCCGATCACGGCGCCGCGCTGAGCTACAATGGCGCCGCAGCAATTTTGATCGGTGATGCTGTAGTCGACGATAACGCGCAAAGATGCGTCCGGCGTGATGTCCCACAGCGCCTGGCCACGGGCGAGCCAGCCAGCTTGGCTGTTCACGTCACGGCCGCTCGTCACGTCGTTGATGTAGCCGTCTTGCGTACGCGCACGGACATCCATGCGCAGCGCGAACGAGTCGCTCAGCGCGCCCGTCATGCCGGCGGAGGCGTGCATTTCGTTGCGGTCGCCCGCGCCGATCTCACCCCAAGCGCCGAACTCATGCTCAGGGCCCGCGGTGATGACGCTGATCGCGCCTGCCGAGGTGTTCTTGCCGAACAACGTGCCTTGCGGACCGCGCAGCACTTCGACGCGCTCAAGTTCTGGGAGGTCAGCCAGCGCCGCGCCAGCGCGAGCGCGATACACGCCATCGATGAAGAAGCCGACGGCGGATTCAAAGCCTGGGTTGTCAGCACCGGTGCCAATGCCGCGGATCGAGGCGATCGTGCCAGACGTCGTCGACTGGCCCGAGCCGATGCGCATCGTCGGGGTGACTTGGTTCAGGTCGAGCAGGTTTTCGACGCCCGCTTGTTCCAGCGTTTCGCCGCTGATGGCCTGCACCGCGATCGGAACATCTTGGATCGCCGCCGCACGGCCCGTGGCCGTCACAACGATTTCGTCAGACACCTCGGCTTCCTGCGCGGTCGCCGGGGTTAGTCCCAACGCGGCGAGCGATGCGCTCCCAAGCAGGAACAAACCGAACTTCTTCTTGCTGCTCATAGTCTTCCTCCCAGTGCCGCGGCGCCAAAAAAATGGGCGTCCACGACAGACCATCGGCAAATTTCAGGCTGTGAACTAAGGGCGGCAGGATTTCCCTTGCCCCCGCCGTATTTCCGCCTGGAGCCATAGACGATTGGGCCGTGGCCAGTGTCAACCGCGCTGCGGACGTTATATTGACGTCCGCGTCACAGCGCGGCGGCGGAGCCACACTGTCGTGGCGTCAAAGGTTTCATGTTGCAGCGCACCCTTAACTTGAGGGAAAGAATGCGCCCAGATCGC
This window of the alpha proteobacterium U9-1i genome carries:
- a CDS encoding tonB-dependent receptor gives rise to the protein MSSKKKFGLFLLGSASLAALGLTPATAQEAEVSDEIVVTATGRAAAIQDVPIAVQAISGETLEQAGVENLLDLNQVTPTMRIGSGQSTTSGTIASIRGIGTGADNPGFESAVGFFIDGVYRARAGAALADLPELERVEVLRGPQGTLFGKNTSAGAISVITAGPEHEFGAWGEIGAGDRNEMHASAGMTGALSDSFALRMDVRARTQDGYINDVTSGRDVNSQAGWLARGQALWDITPDASLRVIVDYSITDQNCCGAIVAQRGAVIGALADTYFPGRLLNPATNAPLRERNMTLSPERSYAEYAEDSGISGELNWDLGGVNLTSVTAWRDWQSTRDQDIDFSSIDRAYRDDLQVGFQTMSQEIRLQGESGNINWLVGAFVSREELDTTDHIRFGGDALAFGNAAYTFLTQSLFPGGLRAYTTQTPGSAGTCFLVPFGGTCLPNIAAGQGQVADNWSVETTTASLFTHNEISLSDSLIWTVGLRYTMETKDLEANLNSVNPACDSLRGANRVAALTAAAVSSASNTLFALACNAVTNTLANGTHTGSRDENEFSGITSLAYHLNDGTMVYGSYSRGYKAGGFNVDRSAFFGPGNLTPTALILPGTDAIDFEPEFTDAYELGLKTDIFGGIGTLNAAVFYQSISDYQNNVFSGFNFFTQNVEEVTSEGVELEMMLRPTDQLTFTSGVLYNQAEYATDTTFGTETIFAGTRLTQNPDFTVTASVNYEQPLFFGLVGNVYLNGRYVTDYTTQTLGRARTGVTDNDEFATFDGRFGIGPEDGRWSADLFVRNITDEYYHVGGFGAPERTLPSNLDPTTAGSNYLVYPNEPRTIGVSLRARY